A stretch of the Thermofilum adornatum genome encodes the following:
- the metG gene encoding methionine--tRNA ligase, producing the protein MQKVNSSKHRWLICAAWPYVYGVPHLGNLIGSILSADVAARFLRLIGDEVVFVSGSDMHGTPIEVEAIKRGENPKDLAERNHKIIKELFEKWNISFDNYSKTESPVHVKFVQDFYKKVYENGYVFSDKVQMYYCPKDKIFLPDRYIVGTCPYCGYDKAYGDQCENCGRLLEPTLLINPRCAICGSTPELRTTEHWFFDLPRLSQELEKYIEENDNLPPNARNMSLQILRDGLKPRALTRDNKWGIPAPFPGAEGKTIYVWMEAVLGYISATIEYFENKGEPEKWKEFWLDKDTRSVYFIGKDNIPFHTIIFPALLLASKQGYVLPWTVSSTEYLLFKGLKFSKSKRIGIWIDEALEVFPVDYWRFVLLSLRPELRDMNFSWEDFIRIINNDLNDNIGNFIHRVLVITYKKFSGKVPEPGEYTEEDKSLENMIVQYSGEIAESMMNFRMREALGKILQLSSSGNSYLNSRKPWELESKEAATAIYVALHLIKALAIMLYPYIPSSSQKIWNQLGYSDDISAHRWEEIKEPVPVGQTIPEPKPIFRKLTDEDIKKATEKIEELRSQKQSSQ; encoded by the coding sequence ATGCAGAAGGTTAACTCTTCCAAACACAGATGGCTCATCTGTGCAGCCTGGCCCTATGTCTATGGTGTTCCCCACCTTGGAAACTTGATAGGCTCTATACTCTCAGCCGATGTGGCCGCGCGTTTCTTAAGGTTGATTGGAGACGAGGTTGTCTTCGTGAGCGGTAGCGACATGCACGGCACACCCATAGAAGTGGAGGCTATAAAAAGGGGAGAAAACCCTAAAGACCTTGCTGAGAGAAACCACAAAATCATAAAGGAGCTTTTTGAAAAATGGAACATCAGTTTTGACAACTATTCGAAAACGGAGAGTCCCGTCCACGTAAAGTTTGTGCAGGACTTCTACAAGAAAGTCTACGAAAATGGATACGTATTTTCAGACAAGGTACAAATGTATTATTGCCCAAAAGACAAAATCTTCTTGCCGGACAGATACATAGTTGGCACTTGTCCCTACTGTGGCTATGATAAGGCATATGGAGATCAGTGCGAAAATTGTGGTCGTCTCTTGGAACCCACTTTGCTTATCAATCCACGGTGCGCCATATGTGGCTCTACTCCTGAGCTTAGGACTACGGAGCACTGGTTCTTTGACTTGCCGCGTTTATCACAGGAGCTAGAAAAATACATCGAGGAGAACGATAACTTGCCTCCTAACGCGCGTAATATGAGCCTGCAGATTTTGAGAGACGGCTTGAAGCCTAGAGCATTGACAAGAGACAATAAGTGGGGTATCCCTGCCCCTTTCCCAGGCGCGGAGGGAAAAACAATCTACGTATGGATGGAAGCCGTGTTGGGCTATATATCAGCTACAATAGAATACTTTGAAAACAAGGGGGAACCAGAGAAATGGAAAGAGTTCTGGCTTGATAAGGATACAAGGAGTGTCTACTTCATTGGTAAAGACAATATTCCATTTCATACTATAATTTTTCCTGCACTACTTTTGGCCAGCAAACAGGGCTACGTGTTGCCGTGGACAGTCTCGTCGACTGAATATCTCTTGTTTAAGGGTCTAAAGTTCTCAAAGAGCAAGAGGATAGGGATATGGATCGATGAGGCATTGGAAGTATTCCCAGTGGACTATTGGCGGTTCGTGCTTCTCAGTCTCAGACCTGAGCTTCGCGATATGAACTTTTCATGGGAAGATTTCATCAGGATAATCAATAACGATCTAAACGACAATATTGGGAACTTTATCCATAGAGTACTGGTTATCACATACAAAAAGTTCTCAGGCAAAGTGCCAGAGCCCGGAGAATATACAGAGGAAGATAAAAGCCTAGAAAATATGATTGTGCAATACAGCGGAGAAATAGCTGAATCTATGATGAACTTTAGGATGAGAGAGGCGCTCGGCAAGATCCTTCAGCTCTCGAGTAGCGGTAACTCGTATCTTAATAGCCGTAAGCCCTGGGAGCTCGAAAGCAAGGAGGCTGCCACTGCAATATATGTGGCGCTCCACCTGATAAAAGCCTTGGCCATTATGCTCTACCCATACATACCTTCAAGTTCGCAGAAGATCTGGAACCAGCTCGGATACAGTGACGATATCTCGGCTCATAGATGGGAAGAAATAAAGGAGCCAGTTCCAGTTGGACAAACAATTCCTGAGCCAAAGCCTATCTTTAGGAAGCTCACAGATGAAGACATAAAGAAAGCCACAGAGAAAATAGAGGAGTTAAGGTCCCAAAAGCAGTCTAGTCAATGA
- a CDS encoding tRNA (N(6)-L-threonylcarbamoyladenosine(37)-C(2))-methylthiotransferase yields the protein MSPETGKKVYIETFGCWLNKGESNIIATLLTKRGYEIVQDIEKADIIIVNTCAVRGDTENKIFRRLHEISKTTQAKHTKLIVSGCLVNVRPRSILEIVPQASLVEPDATEKIPEIIESESPIYILRQYQNLRTVLPEFKGGSFHIVPIQSGCLGNCAFCIEWVTRGRGVKSYEPQSIVENIREAVRKGAREILLTGQDVAAYGYDLKITLYDLLKEILDKVDGTYRIRLGMMEPMLLSRFIRDLLPLFRDERLYRYFHIPVQSGDDKVLRLMRRKYTVQDYKEIVSHIRQQPWKSSIVTDLIVGFPGEDEESFRRTLAFLEEVRFDKVHVARYTLRPFTEGYLLHGIPEPEKKKRSRLATDVILRIAYEINKTYIGEVKEALVENISFKGDLTARTIEYKPVIIKNQSAKIGEFVKVKIVDASPLHLVGEIID from the coding sequence ATGTCCCCGGAAACAGGAAAAAAAGTTTATATCGAGACTTTTGGATGTTGGCTGAACAAAGGAGAATCCAACATCATAGCTACTCTCCTTACCAAAAGGGGCTATGAAATCGTACAAGACATTGAAAAAGCAGACATAATAATTGTAAATACTTGTGCGGTCAGGGGCGATACTGAGAACAAGATATTTAGGAGGCTACATGAAATAAGTAAGACCACACAGGCCAAACACACAAAGCTCATTGTGTCCGGTTGCCTTGTCAACGTACGCCCAAGAAGCATCCTGGAAATTGTTCCTCAAGCCTCCCTCGTGGAACCAGACGCCACAGAGAAAATCCCAGAAATCATAGAATCAGAGAGCCCCATATACATTCTAAGACAATACCAAAATTTAAGAACAGTCCTTCCAGAATTCAAGGGTGGATCATTCCACATCGTCCCCATCCAGAGTGGATGCCTAGGCAACTGTGCCTTCTGTATAGAGTGGGTAACCAGGGGCAGAGGAGTGAAGAGCTACGAGCCTCAAAGCATCGTCGAGAATATTAGAGAAGCTGTTAGAAAGGGGGCACGAGAAATTCTTCTTACTGGTCAAGACGTGGCCGCCTATGGCTACGACCTTAAAATCACGCTTTATGACCTTTTAAAGGAAATACTTGACAAAGTTGACGGAACTTATCGAATAAGGCTCGGCATGATGGAGCCGATGCTTTTAAGCAGATTTATAAGAGACCTCTTGCCGCTTTTCAGAGATGAACGACTCTATAGGTACTTCCATATACCTGTACAGTCCGGAGACGACAAGGTCTTGAGACTCATGCGTCGGAAATACACGGTTCAAGACTACAAAGAAATCGTTTCACACATTAGGCAACAACCCTGGAAATCTAGCATTGTTACAGATTTGATAGTGGGCTTCCCAGGCGAAGACGAGGAGTCGTTCAGAAGAACCCTGGCTTTCCTTGAAGAAGTAAGATTCGACAAGGTACACGTGGCCAGGTATACCTTAAGACCCTTTACTGAGGGCTACCTCCTGCATGGAATCCCAGAACCAGAAAAGAAAAAGCGAAGCAGGCTAGCTACAGACGTGATACTGAGAATAGCCTACGAGATTAATAAGACATACATAGGCGAGGTAAAGGAAGCACTTGTAGAAAACATATCTTTTAAGGGAGACCTTACAGCGCGTACCATTGAATATAAGCCCGTAATCATCAAGAATCAATCAGCCAAGATAGGTGAGTTTGTAAAGGTGAAAATTGTCGACGCATCACCACTTCATTTAGTAGGAGAAATCATTGACTAG
- a CDS encoding adenosylhomocysteinase: MEYKVKDISLAPKGKLMVEWAEQHMPVLRHIRQKYSEEKPLKGIKIAACMHVTKETAVLMLTLRDAGAEVALSASNPLSTQDPVAAYLATEGISIFAWRGMKEDEYFEAIARAASIGPNITMDDGGDLTVMIHKLAHGITEGIDYRIGKEFLSSDIAKGIYGGTEETTTGVIRLKALEKDGKLLYPVIAVNDSKTKYMFDNRYGTGQSSLDGILRATNILFAGKNVVVAGYGWVGRGIAWRAKGLGARVLVVEPDPIKALEAYYDGFYVSDMSTAAELGDVFITATGNRDVIRTEHFLKMKSGAILANAGHFNVEISVADLEKIAVSKRKINENVEEYLLPNNRRLYLIAEGRLVNLAAAEGHPSEVMDLSFGNQALAVKTLLKKHVSLRPKVYRLPGSIDRKIAYIKLKALGVKIEKLTPEQKKYLESWSS; the protein is encoded by the coding sequence ATGGAGTATAAAGTTAAGGATATTTCCCTTGCGCCAAAGGGCAAGCTAATGGTCGAATGGGCTGAACAACACATGCCAGTCCTTAGACACATCAGACAGAAATATTCAGAGGAAAAACCCCTAAAAGGCATAAAAATCGCGGCATGCATGCATGTCACTAAAGAAACAGCAGTCCTCATGCTGACACTTCGTGACGCAGGTGCAGAAGTCGCGCTCTCAGCCTCAAACCCGCTCTCAACACAGGACCCGGTGGCCGCTTACTTAGCAACGGAGGGGATCAGCATATTTGCATGGAGAGGAATGAAAGAGGACGAATACTTCGAGGCTATTGCTAGGGCCGCATCCATAGGTCCAAATATCACGATGGACGACGGTGGAGACCTCACAGTCATGATTCATAAGCTGGCACACGGTATAACAGAGGGCATAGACTACAGGATCGGCAAGGAATTCCTTTCCAGCGATATAGCTAAAGGGATATATGGTGGCACAGAGGAGACGACGACTGGCGTTATACGGCTAAAGGCTCTTGAAAAAGACGGCAAACTGCTTTACCCGGTAATAGCCGTCAACGACTCAAAAACGAAATACATGTTCGATAATAGGTATGGGACAGGCCAGTCCTCACTTGACGGCATTCTCAGAGCAACAAACATTCTTTTCGCGGGCAAGAACGTAGTCGTTGCAGGCTACGGCTGGGTGGGCAGAGGAATAGCTTGGCGCGCGAAAGGGCTCGGTGCAAGAGTATTAGTTGTAGAGCCAGACCCCATAAAAGCCCTCGAAGCCTATTATGACGGCTTCTATGTCTCAGATATGTCAACGGCGGCGGAATTGGGAGACGTATTCATAACAGCAACAGGCAACAGGGACGTTATTCGGACAGAACACTTTTTGAAAATGAAAAGCGGAGCCATACTTGCAAATGCAGGACACTTCAATGTTGAAATCTCTGTGGCTGATCTAGAAAAAATCGCCGTCTCGAAGAGAAAAATAAACGAGAATGTAGAAGAATATTTATTACCAAATAATAGGAGGCTTTACCTCATAGCCGAGGGTAGACTTGTCAATCTAGCCGCCGCCGAGGGACACCCAAGCGAGGTTATGGATCTCTCCTTTGGCAACCAGGCCCTTGCTGTAAAGACCCTCCTCAAAAAACACGTGTCGCTAAGACCCAAAGTTTACAGACTTCCAGGCTCCATTGACAGGAAAATAGCTTATATTAAGCTCAAAGCTCTAGGGGTAAAAATCGAGAAACTGACACCCGAACAGAAAAAATACCTTGAGTCTTGGTCTAGCTGA
- a CDS encoding S-methyl-5'-thioadenosine phosphorylase has product MKKIRIGIIGGSGLYSPDFLKNTREEKIYTPFGAPSSNIIIGEIAGVEVAFLPRHGKKHEYPPHKVNYRANIWALKELGVERLISVSAVGSLREDYKPGDFVCTNQFIDMTKKREYTFYDGPVVAHVSMADPFCPELREICLNTAKELGITTHEKGTYVCIEGPRFSTRAESKLWRQFGADIVGMTLVPEVNLAREARMCFLNIAMVTDYDVWAEKPVTAHEVARVMAENTEKVKKLLTSLIPRIPVERKCQCARYLDEALI; this is encoded by the coding sequence ATGAAAAAGATAAGAATCGGAATAATTGGTGGAAGCGGACTTTACTCTCCGGACTTTCTCAAGAATACACGAGAAGAAAAAATCTATACTCCATTCGGTGCCCCCTCCTCAAACATTATTATTGGAGAAATCGCAGGAGTAGAAGTAGCATTTCTGCCTAGACATGGAAAGAAACACGAATACCCACCACACAAAGTAAACTACAGGGCAAACATATGGGCATTAAAGGAACTTGGCGTCGAGAGACTAATATCTGTCTCAGCCGTTGGAAGCTTACGTGAAGACTACAAGCCCGGAGACTTTGTCTGCACAAACCAGTTCATAGACATGACCAAGAAAAGAGAATACACTTTTTATGATGGCCCTGTCGTTGCACATGTATCCATGGCCGACCCCTTCTGTCCCGAGTTGCGAGAAATATGCCTCAATACAGCCAAGGAGCTCGGCATAACGACACATGAAAAAGGAACATATGTGTGCATAGAGGGGCCCAGATTTTCTACTAGAGCCGAGTCAAAGCTTTGGAGACAGTTCGGCGCTGACATTGTTGGCATGACGCTTGTACCAGAGGTAAACCTGGCACGAGAGGCTAGAATGTGCTTCCTAAACATTGCAATGGTCACAGACTATGATGTATGGGCAGAGAAGCCTGTCACGGCCCACGAGGTTGCAAGGGTTATGGCTGAGAACACAGAAAAGGTAAAGAAGCTCTTAACAAGCCTTATCCCAAGGATACCTGTAGAGAGAAAATGTCAATGCGCTAGATACCTTGACGAGGCCCTGATCTAA
- the endA gene encoding tRNA-intron lyase, with amino-acid sequence MECIKANAVLLGNRVVVLDVKEGHDLYFRGGFYGRFFTVPKPKLPDVEKELEISLFDAMYLLEQGCLNLTNERGEPIKPSEFFSIASKLYDNFYDAYTVYKDLRNRGYVVKSGMKFGSTFAVYQFGPGIDHSIFLVEVLKYGDKLDPIQIIRAGRLSHSVRKRFILAYRDPATNRIQYFSFKWLM; translated from the coding sequence ATGGAATGCATTAAGGCCAACGCTGTCCTCCTAGGCAACAGGGTCGTTGTACTTGATGTTAAAGAGGGACACGACCTATACTTTAGGGGCGGATTCTATGGTAGATTCTTTACTGTGCCCAAGCCCAAGCTTCCCGACGTCGAAAAGGAACTTGAAATTTCACTTTTTGATGCAATGTACCTCTTAGAGCAGGGGTGCCTAAACCTAACAAACGAGAGGGGAGAACCAATAAAGCCTTCAGAGTTTTTTTCGATAGCTTCAAAGCTTTATGACAACTTTTACGACGCATATACCGTATACAAGGATCTAAGAAACAGGGGCTATGTCGTAAAATCAGGAATGAAGTTTGGATCAACCTTCGCTGTATATCAGTTTGGACCGGGAATAGACCACTCAATATTTCTAGTAGAAGTTCTGAAGTACGGAGATAAACTTGACCCAATACAAATAATCAGGGCAGGACGTCTATCACACTCCGTAAGGAAAAGATTCATATTAGCCTACAGAGACCCAGCAACGAATAGGATACAGTATTTCTCGTTCAAATGGCTCATGTAG
- a CDS encoding phosphoribosyltransferase has product MNKVNTKLVQWEEVVQWSRLLAEKIESSGYIPDLVIAIARGGYVPARLLCDFLDIHDLLSIQILHWGKAAEITAVAHVKYPYEVNLQGKKVLLVDDIVDTGDSVIVARDYILSKWRPSMLKIATMQWISPVAKIKPDYYVEEVKEWVWYQYPWTRLEDTTNFFEKIISELKKEGKNEVPRGEILQRFRDIYGIDVGEHYYSLAFRKLAGKGVIELVGDWVKIK; this is encoded by the coding sequence GTGAATAAGGTTAACACAAAATTAGTCCAATGGGAAGAAGTTGTCCAGTGGAGCCGTCTACTCGCCGAAAAAATCGAGTCTTCTGGCTACATCCCGGATCTGGTCATAGCAATTGCGCGGGGTGGCTATGTACCTGCAAGGCTTCTATGCGACTTCCTCGACATACATGACTTGCTGAGTATACAGATACTCCATTGGGGGAAGGCCGCAGAAATAACCGCGGTTGCCCACGTAAAATATCCATACGAGGTAAACCTTCAAGGAAAAAAGGTTCTCCTTGTAGACGATATTGTTGATACGGGTGACTCTGTCATCGTCGCGAGGGACTATATACTTTCAAAGTGGAGACCCAGCATGCTAAAGATTGCTACCATGCAGTGGATATCTCCGGTGGCCAAGATAAAGCCAGACTACTATGTAGAAGAAGTAAAGGAGTGGGTATGGTACCAGTATCCCTGGACAAGGCTAGAAGACACTACAAACTTTTTTGAGAAAATAATTTCTGAGCTCAAAAAAGAGGGCAAAAATGAAGTTCCTAGAGGAGAGATACTTCAGAGGTTTAGGGACATCTATGGGATAGACGTTGGGGAACACTATTATAGTCTGGCCTTCAGGAAGCTTGCAGGGAAAGGAGTTATAGAACTTGTAGGAGACTGGGTCAAAATTAAATAG
- a CDS encoding MBL fold metallo-hydrolase has protein sequence MLEITVDHGVTLQKDGKVILLDPTRMPKRSPSVIVVSHGHSDHFSLKVLKAYPDVPKIMSRATHEIIDPNKKLRNIVYVEHGETIEVAGIEFSAYNAGHIIGSLQFSFNFDGKDFVFTGDFNLEKRLILKPAQILKGDVLIVDATYGSPRYVFPKRSDLYREIVAVAKRFFEEGSPIIFKGRRIGTAQELVALMNASVDVLPLVEEVVARHNSVYEMHGEWLGMYAYWNGQPPDMPLPIIAGLNSRSGGKIPKCICTGWVKGKLAFPLSSHADYDQIFRYIKESNASLVIPFCGFRKELADAVSRELGIEISYADKTRI, from the coding sequence ATGCTTGAAATTACTGTGGACCACGGTGTGACACTACAGAAAGATGGGAAAGTAATTTTGCTAGATCCTACTCGCATGCCAAAGAGGTCTCCAAGCGTTATAGTAGTCTCTCATGGCCATAGCGATCATTTCTCTTTAAAGGTTTTGAAGGCCTATCCAGATGTTCCAAAGATAATGAGTAGGGCGACACATGAGATAATAGACCCAAATAAGAAGCTCAGAAACATAGTATATGTAGAACACGGCGAGACGATAGAAGTTGCAGGAATCGAGTTCAGCGCGTACAATGCTGGGCACATAATAGGTAGTCTTCAGTTTTCCTTCAATTTCGACGGGAAAGATTTCGTTTTTACGGGAGATTTTAACCTCGAGAAAAGACTAATTCTCAAGCCTGCCCAGATACTAAAGGGCGATGTTCTGATAGTCGATGCTACGTATGGTTCTCCTAGATATGTTTTTCCCAAACGTAGTGACCTATACAGAGAGATAGTAGCTGTAGCAAAGAGGTTTTTCGAGGAGGGGTCGCCAATAATTTTTAAGGGGAGAAGAATTGGGACTGCACAGGAACTAGTTGCATTAATGAATGCATCGGTAGATGTCTTGCCCCTGGTGGAAGAAGTCGTAGCTAGGCACAACTCGGTATATGAGATGCATGGCGAATGGTTGGGCATGTATGCATACTGGAATGGACAGCCCCCAGACATGCCCCTACCCATTATTGCTGGCCTTAATTCAAGATCCGGAGGGAAAATCCCCAAATGCATATGTACAGGATGGGTAAAGGGAAAGCTTGCATTCCCCCTAAGTAGCCATGCCGACTACGACCAGATATTTAGATACATAAAAGAAAGCAACGCCAGCCTAGTCATTCCATTCTGTGGTTTCCGGAAAGAGCTGGCCGACGCGGTTTCTAGGGAGTTGGGGATAGAGATATCTTATGCAGATAAAACTAGGATCTGA
- a CDS encoding DNA primase small subunit domain-containing protein — translation MSQKYSSEEYRIRIARRLFASYYSRNSIDPPTSLPQREFAFSKFDSSTMIRHISFNNKEDLNEYIKANVPQHIYYSSAYYQRPSAENMDEKGWLGADLIFDIDVDHIPTKCKELHDYWKCLNCGASGWGYTEKCPSCGSDKLEWEKWVCDICINYAREEIIKLIDILENDFGYSRSDMFVTFSGHRGFHLHLENEDVRDLDQDARREISDYVRGVGLETKLFLTRDGKNYRYRYNVVAPGWAGRIAKYLLLNNETDGGVDLEQLSKPFEWWHQNIKAAINELAVKIDEKVTIDIKRLIRLPGSLHGKTGLKVFTISPNEVENLDSETILKRAIVFSEERVKVRLSPLPRKILYYYFNSGENGIIEVPMYLAVYMMLNGNAEPVSKIG, via the coding sequence GTGTCGCAGAAATACAGTAGCGAAGAGTATCGAATCCGGATAGCGAGAAGACTCTTTGCCTCGTATTATTCGAGAAACAGTATAGATCCACCTACTAGTCTTCCACAGCGAGAGTTCGCATTTTCTAAGTTTGACTCCTCAACTATGATTAGACATATATCGTTTAATAACAAAGAAGACCTAAATGAGTATATCAAGGCTAACGTCCCTCAGCACATCTATTATTCCTCAGCATATTATCAGAGGCCATCTGCTGAAAATATGGACGAGAAAGGATGGCTAGGAGCCGACCTAATTTTTGACATTGACGTAGACCACATACCAACAAAATGCAAAGAGCTACATGATTACTGGAAATGTCTCAACTGTGGGGCAAGCGGGTGGGGCTATACGGAAAAGTGCCCTTCATGTGGCAGTGATAAACTAGAATGGGAAAAATGGGTATGCGACATTTGTATAAATTATGCACGCGAGGAAATTATCAAGCTCATAGATATACTTGAGAACGACTTTGGATACAGCAGGTCAGATATGTTTGTAACGTTTTCGGGACACAGAGGCTTTCACCTCCACTTAGAGAACGAAGACGTACGGGATCTAGATCAAGATGCACGCAGGGAGATATCTGACTATGTTAGAGGCGTAGGGCTAGAGACTAAACTGTTTTTGACAAGGGACGGGAAAAACTACCGCTACAGGTATAATGTGGTAGCGCCGGGCTGGGCTGGAAGAATAGCGAAATACCTTTTGTTGAACAATGAGACAGATGGAGGCGTAGACCTTGAACAATTAAGCAAGCCCTTTGAATGGTGGCATCAGAACATAAAAGCCGCCATTAACGAGTTAGCAGTAAAAATAGATGAGAAGGTCACTATTGATATAAAGAGGCTTATAAGATTGCCTGGAAGCCTACATGGGAAAACCGGTCTAAAGGTATTCACTATAAGCCCCAACGAAGTAGAAAACCTCGATTCCGAGACTATTCTTAAAAGAGCCATTGTTTTCTCAGAGGAAAGAGTCAAGGTGAGGTTGTCACCTCTCCCCAGAAAAATTCTATATTACTATTTTAACAGTGGTGAAAACGGGATCATAGAGGTTCCAATGTACTTAGCAGTTTACATGATGCTCAACGGCAATGCCGAACCAGTTAGCAAAATTGGTTAG